One window of Chryseobacterium culicis genomic DNA carries:
- a CDS encoding Crp/Fnr family transcriptional regulator — METLIKNISQHIKLSPEEISIFKSFWTERTLEKGEFLLRNGEVCRHDSYIVSGVLKAFCINADNGNEEILFLAIDHWWATDIASFSKQKTSIYNIQAVEKTRLLQISHQSFQKMLEEIPSLEKYFRIILEGYLGTLEKRVVFNHMYKAEQKYYDFLETYPNIASRVPQYLIASYLGVSAEFISRIRKKNKSS; from the coding sequence ATGGAAACATTAATTAAAAATATTTCACAACACATTAAATTAAGCCCGGAAGAAATTTCCATTTTTAAAAGTTTCTGGACGGAAAGAACACTGGAAAAAGGAGAATTTCTTTTAAGGAACGGGGAAGTATGCCGCCATGACAGCTATATTGTTTCGGGTGTATTGAAAGCATTCTGCATCAATGCTGATAATGGAAATGAAGAAATTCTTTTTTTAGCGATTGACCATTGGTGGGCAACAGATATTGCCAGCTTTTCAAAACAAAAAACTTCCATCTACAACATACAGGCTGTTGAAAAAACCCGCCTTTTACAGATCAGCCATCAGTCTTTTCAAAAAATGCTGGAGGAAATTCCATCTTTAGAAAAATATTTCAGGATTATTTTGGAAGGCTATCTCGGAACACTCGAGAAAAGAGTGGTGTTTAATCATATGTACAAAGCTGAGCAAAAATATTATGATTTCCTGGAGACCTATCCCAATATTGCATCCAGAGTTCCACAATATCTCATTGCTTCTTACCTGGGAGTATCTGCAGAATTTATAAGCAGAATTCGGAAAAAAAATAAATCCTCTTGA
- a CDS encoding LysM peptidoglycan-binding domain-containing protein → MEIDFLQYQVRNGDTLTSIASRLGMTSEELKLFHNSHCQKMDTVWFENLNDVKKIYVPTDFKTEAQKEKKRKENLPAQLSDSFFANTYTVQETFESPFESPVNIHYTVHLDLHKNKNTDQYILSYLQKDFTSKGNTPDDKVSSLSIACMQSIMPLEFTMNKQGTITGFANHKKMVEIFSGQRKELEEFYVGEVAQNYMNMFERGIQDELFLLQQFKNTLLFQTLFPKTDWFQKKTKWKEPFYLLQNSFPVQCEINTDQENEDADSILTILKGKIIELCTPQELMRGIKLQKPASEPASGTIILEYLTHKKNKNLLQAKASVLLSHEEELIHQHHINITQG, encoded by the coding sequence ATGGAAATTGATTTCTTACAATATCAGGTACGAAATGGAGACACGCTGACCTCTATCGCTTCCCGGCTGGGCATGACCAGTGAGGAACTAAAGCTCTTTCACAATTCTCATTGTCAAAAGATGGATACAGTCTGGTTTGAAAATCTTAATGATGTTAAAAAAATCTATGTTCCTACTGACTTCAAGACCGAAGCGCAAAAGGAAAAGAAAAGGAAAGAAAATCTTCCTGCCCAGTTGTCAGATTCTTTTTTTGCTAACACCTATACTGTTCAGGAAACTTTTGAAAGTCCATTTGAATCTCCGGTGAACATTCATTATACGGTTCATCTTGACCTTCACAAAAACAAAAATACAGATCAGTACATCCTGAGCTATCTTCAGAAAGATTTTACCTCCAAGGGAAATACACCCGATGATAAAGTAAGCAGTCTTTCTATTGCGTGTATGCAAAGTATTATGCCTCTTGAATTTACAATGAATAAACAAGGCACAATCACAGGATTTGCAAACCATAAGAAAATGGTAGAAATATTTTCCGGACAGCGCAAAGAACTTGAAGAATTTTACGTAGGTGAAGTTGCTCAAAACTATATGAATATGTTTGAAAGAGGTATTCAGGATGAATTATTTTTATTGCAACAATTCAAGAATACGCTCCTGTTTCAGACATTATTTCCGAAAACAGACTGGTTTCAGAAGAAAACAAAGTGGAAAGAACCTTTTTATCTTTTACAGAATTCATTTCCTGTACAGTGTGAAATCAATACTGACCAGGAAAATGAAGATGCAGACTCTATTTTGACCATTTTAAAGGGTAAAATCATTGAATTATGTACGCCCCAAGAGCTCATGCGGGGCATTAAACTTCAGAAACCTGCTTCTGAACCTGCATCAGGAACTATTATACTGGAATACCTCACTCACAAAAAAAATAAGAATCTTCTTCAGGCTAAAGCTTCGGTGTTACTCAGTCATGAAGAAGAGTTGATACACCAACATCACATCAATATAACACAAGGATAA
- a CDS encoding cation:proton antiporter yields MNLGKYKNLIFYITTIAVFSTLMYYFIIEGQTLEVKENIVANTSSGSTWENFLESFKTNLHHPLALLLAQIVTIIMTARLFGWICMKIKQPTVIGEMIAGIVLGPSLVGMYFPEFSAFLFPKESLGNLQFLSQIGLILFMYIVGMELDLSVLRKKAHDAVVISHASIIIPFALGIGLSYFVYQEFAPEGIQFTSFALFIAISMSITAFPVLARIVQERNLQKTKLGTIVITCAAADDITAWCILAAVIAIVKAGSFASSIYVIIMAIAYVFLMIKIVRPFLKRIGDLQAGKNTISKPMVAIFFLTLILSAYATEVIGIHALFGAFMAGAIMPENTKFRTLFIDKVEDVALVLLLPLFFVFTGLRTQIGLLNDSHLWMTAGFIILTAVLGKFAGSALTARFVGINWKESLTIGALMNTRGLMELIVLNIGYDLGVLSPEIFAMLVIMALFTTFMTGPALDFINFIFKSKKNQDEKVPENDSKYRVLLSFDKPESGSTLLKLAHNFTHKMNGNKTITAMNIAPVDEMHAYDINEYEDSQFQNVIETSHDLNLEVTTLFKASTDIESDLTSITNKGHYDLLLIMLGKSMYEGSLLGRLLGFTTKIINPEKLLNTVKGKGNIFNNSPFDDFTLQILDKTNIPVGILVEKDFKAADKVFVPIFNLSDFYLLEYAKRLINNNNSQIIILDAAGQIRNNIEVKELIRSIEQVAPNHITLYNEKKIEKEFLNSQDLMLISSKSWKNLIDTKSLWLSDIPSTLIISNP; encoded by the coding sequence ATGAATTTGGGGAAATATAAAAATTTAATTTTCTACATTACCACCATCGCAGTCTTTTCTACTCTGATGTATTATTTCATCATTGAAGGACAGACGCTGGAAGTAAAAGAAAATATCGTTGCCAATACCAGCAGCGGCTCTACCTGGGAAAATTTCCTGGAATCATTCAAAACCAATCTTCATCATCCTCTTGCTTTATTACTGGCTCAAATTGTGACCATTATTATGACGGCAAGACTTTTCGGATGGATTTGTATGAAAATAAAACAGCCAACCGTAATCGGAGAAATGATTGCAGGGATTGTGCTGGGACCATCACTTGTGGGAATGTACTTTCCCGAGTTTTCAGCCTTTCTTTTTCCTAAAGAATCATTAGGCAACCTGCAATTTCTAAGTCAGATTGGGCTTATCCTTTTTATGTATATCGTAGGAATGGAACTAGATCTGAGCGTATTAAGAAAAAAAGCTCATGATGCCGTGGTGATCAGCCATGCCAGTATTATTATTCCTTTTGCACTGGGAATAGGCCTTTCTTATTTTGTGTATCAGGAATTTGCCCCGGAAGGTATTCAGTTTACCTCCTTCGCTTTATTCATAGCGATTTCTATGAGTATTACGGCTTTCCCTGTATTGGCAAGAATTGTACAGGAGAGAAATCTTCAGAAAACCAAACTGGGAACCATTGTTATTACCTGTGCCGCTGCAGATGATATTACCGCATGGTGTATTCTTGCCGCAGTAATTGCTATTGTAAAAGCAGGTTCTTTCGCAAGCTCCATCTATGTGATCATCATGGCCATTGCCTATGTATTTTTAATGATTAAAATTGTCAGACCATTCCTGAAAAGAATCGGAGATCTTCAGGCAGGAAAAAATACGATCAGCAAACCGATGGTAGCCATTTTCTTCCTGACCTTGATCTTATCTGCATATGCTACTGAAGTAATTGGTATTCACGCTTTATTCGGAGCTTTTATGGCAGGAGCGATTATGCCTGAAAATACAAAGTTCCGTACACTCTTTATTGATAAAGTAGAGGATGTGGCTTTGGTTCTTCTCCTTCCATTGTTCTTCGTATTTACAGGACTTCGTACCCAGATCGGACTTTTAAATGACAGCCATCTTTGGATGACAGCAGGATTTATTATTCTGACAGCCGTACTCGGAAAATTTGCAGGAAGTGCCCTGACAGCGAGGTTTGTGGGCATTAACTGGAAAGAAAGCTTAACGATCGGAGCTCTGATGAATACAAGAGGGCTTATGGAACTTATTGTACTGAACATCGGATACGACCTTGGGGTTTTAAGTCCGGAGATTTTTGCAATGCTTGTGATCATGGCGTTATTCACTACTTTTATGACGGGGCCAGCTCTTGACTTTATTAATTTTATTTTTAAATCTAAAAAGAATCAGGATGAAAAGGTTCCTGAAAATGATTCCAAGTACCGTGTTCTCCTCTCTTTCGATAAACCGGAATCTGGAAGCACTCTCTTAAAACTGGCTCACAACTTTACCCATAAAATGAATGGCAATAAAACCATCACCGCGATGAATATTGCTCCGGTAGATGAAATGCATGCCTATGACATCAACGAGTATGAGGATTCTCAATTCCAGAATGTGATTGAAACCTCTCATGATCTGAATCTGGAAGTAACCACGCTCTTCAAAGCCTCTACTGATATAGAAAGTGATCTTACGAGCATTACCAATAAAGGACATTATGACCTCCTTCTGATCATGCTTGGAAAATCAATGTATGAAGGTAGTTTACTGGGACGATTATTAGGTTTTACCACCAAGATTATTAATCCGGAAAAGCTTCTGAATACCGTAAAAGGGAAAGGAAATATATTCAACAATTCGCCTTTTGACGATTTCACCCTTCAGATCCTGGATAAAACCAATATTCCTGTGGGAATTTTGGTAGAAAAAGATTTTAAAGCAGCAGACAAAGTATTTGTTCCCATCTTTAATCTGAGTGATTTTTATCTTCTTGAATATGCTAAAAGGCTTATCAATAACAATAATTCTCAGATTATTATTCTGGATGCCGCGGGACAGATCCGAAACAATATCGAGGTGAAAGAACTGATCAGAAGTATCGAACAGGTAGCTCCTAATCATATTACCCTGTACAATGAGAAAAAGATTGAGAAAGAATTTTTAAACTCTCAGGATCTGATGCTGATCAGCAGCAAAAGCTGGAAAAATCTGATAGACACAAAAAGTCTCTGGCTTTCTGATATCCCATCCACCTTAATAATATCAAATCCATAA
- a CDS encoding PAAR-like protein: MKNYVTQKGDTFSSLARQFKLKNEGVLKTYHNLHCPPEDVMQEPVPGKTICIPEDPQLMANETQTQNISDASQEETTDEISSGEENPSEEQIKSEEQSSEKTNQQSDKEEKKDTKEGSGSTPHEGKYFIVQKGTVKCNQGFKFPKFKVTSHQKHYWNDEEGNADYLAVTEDDLQLDPAAQPFGQCKLKPTSGGYLPCAYAPAGKWQKTYEKVKVMEKSCLTEISELMCSTGGKITILKHGQQSETSKSQVGKANTQEQQVYNPVIDFDAFKEDTKGTDELYYS; this comes from the coding sequence ATGAAAAATTATGTCACACAAAAAGGCGATACATTCAGTTCGCTGGCCCGGCAGTTTAAGCTGAAAAATGAGGGTGTTTTAAAAACCTATCATAATCTCCACTGCCCGCCGGAAGACGTTATGCAGGAACCTGTTCCCGGAAAAACAATTTGTATTCCGGAAGATCCACAGCTTATGGCAAACGAAACTCAGACTCAGAATATTTCTGACGCTTCACAGGAAGAAACTACAGATGAGATAAGCTCCGGCGAAGAAAATCCTTCGGAAGAACAAATAAAAAGCGAAGAGCAATCCTCTGAAAAAACTAATCAGCAATCCGATAAAGAGGAAAAAAAAGATACAAAAGAAGGCAGCGGATCCACTCCTCATGAAGGAAAATATTTCATTGTGCAAAAAGGAACTGTAAAGTGTAATCAGGGTTTCAAATTTCCAAAATTTAAAGTTACCAGCCATCAAAAGCATTACTGGAATGATGAAGAAGGAAACGCCGATTATCTGGCAGTAACAGAGGATGATCTTCAGCTTGATCCGGCAGCACAACCCTTTGGACAATGCAAACTAAAGCCTACTTCCGGCGGATACCTTCCCTGTGCCTATGCTCCTGCAGGAAAATGGCAGAAAACGTATGAGAAAGTAAAAGTCATGGAAAAAAGCTGCCTTACAGAGATCTCAGAACTCATGTGCAGCACAGGAGGGAAAATTACCATTCTCAAACATGGCCAGCAAAGTGAAACCAGCAAAAGCCAGGTTGGGAAAGCAAATACGCAAGAACAGCAAGTCTACAACCCTGTTATAGATTTTGATGCATTCAAGGAGGATACAAAAGGTACAGACGAACTTTATTACAGCTAA
- a CDS encoding glycoside hydrolase family 19 protein, with product MTGNIIGNQNPMVGKTYPYEIQPSGLSFGLKGEYEWHLYKKQKNGIWKDITSQPKKGEKVTYKFGEIALGIEFQMKVYENKKGILPGLPATKELVGTFILIPTSDKVSKIDKVILFNRGAKDVNKASYRDTLIAQAHCIAMFNKEIEFHLWEDDAPGKGHDPVINKNNRHTRSYKARVNEKGIAEVPIPLMSDEKILRQVANQFMMRGDKNEGTHHEYYVTATYSGKIQGASQVNVDVANPDYKGQPQNQPKPKPQPQKDTPKFPSGQGGAPKQPDPKGNIIEAVFIDDTGKELSKVAVGDKVRVRIHSKNMVGKHIQYVVWEYDTTSNDEVYRSGNIKIPADVCDTSGFVISKDIFGKAIDSRIGDPDADKQNYFIEIISKELSAESQKFGVNSEGLMEVEKVKSAAGVQKQPKPTDGKCPNCEKDITLEQIKSICVSKKNKNGSETCLIKDDSLIKAALPFLNTYRKKADINTCITKAHFIAQLCQESKFYDLQEAFRYRDPERMRTLFFSYFKQFGSLEKQRAEAKRLSDLSLDSKNWKTVANAIYGKTHPNGKNNTDKDDGWRYSGKGFKQITWRDNYLNIQKTAKNIFGKNVTWVDNDNPYKLVNSSEDSMLSALAFWKRGNISGKATEISDKAVTNVTSLVNPALVGLDERKRFFKKAVEILQVDKCKPTGKVNNGKEDGTVVVVSGTDTKIENDTFKPTEFSWKMYKTSVYKNMSLSTYYNLEKNNKLPEADYVTYLSRDTHQTSTSKGKILKHSDKRFGTYNEIPPGEYYLVPGVSGQKYKIYVIDSESKSAAAENGIDGPDGTRGGVALHHYTPRFSVGCFTFNSGNDTSPVQKLIDNLPDLPLNDKKPVRFIVKERKVKESTWSNSSFGTKKWTGI from the coding sequence ATGACAGGAAATATTATCGGAAATCAGAATCCTATGGTAGGGAAAACCTATCCCTACGAAATACAACCTTCCGGCCTTTCATTCGGGTTGAAAGGAGAATATGAATGGCATCTTTATAAGAAACAAAAAAACGGAATCTGGAAAGACATTACCAGCCAGCCTAAAAAAGGCGAAAAAGTAACCTACAAATTTGGAGAAATAGCACTGGGAATAGAATTTCAGATGAAAGTCTATGAAAATAAAAAAGGGATTTTACCCGGACTTCCTGCTACCAAAGAACTGGTGGGTACTTTTATACTGATTCCTACCAGTGATAAAGTTTCAAAAATAGATAAAGTAATCCTTTTTAACAGAGGGGCAAAAGATGTCAATAAAGCCAGCTATCGTGATACTCTTATTGCACAGGCTCACTGCATCGCCATGTTCAATAAGGAAATAGAATTTCATCTTTGGGAAGATGATGCTCCAGGCAAAGGCCATGATCCGGTCATCAATAAAAATAACCGTCATACCCGCAGCTACAAAGCACGGGTGAATGAAAAAGGGATTGCAGAAGTGCCAATTCCTCTGATGTCTGATGAAAAAATTCTTCGTCAGGTAGCCAATCAGTTTATGATGAGAGGGGATAAAAATGAAGGAACCCATCATGAATACTATGTTACAGCAACTTACTCAGGGAAAATTCAGGGAGCCAGCCAGGTGAATGTAGATGTTGCCAATCCGGATTATAAAGGACAACCTCAAAATCAACCCAAGCCTAAACCACAGCCTCAGAAAGACACTCCAAAATTCCCGTCAGGACAAGGAGGTGCACCCAAACAACCCGATCCTAAGGGAAATATTATAGAAGCTGTTTTTATTGATGATACCGGAAAAGAGCTTTCCAAAGTCGCTGTAGGAGATAAAGTGAGGGTAAGAATTCACTCCAAAAATATGGTGGGGAAACACATTCAGTATGTAGTTTGGGAATATGACACCACTTCCAACGATGAAGTCTACAGAAGTGGAAATATTAAAATTCCTGCCGATGTATGTGATACTTCAGGATTTGTCATTAGCAAAGATATTTTTGGAAAAGCAATAGACTCTCGTATCGGCGATCCGGATGCGGATAAACAAAATTATTTTATAGAAATTATCTCTAAAGAACTATCCGCTGAATCTCAGAAATTTGGGGTAAATTCGGAGGGCTTGATGGAAGTGGAGAAGGTGAAGAGTGCAGCGGGGGTGCAGAAGCAGCCAAAACCAACAGATGGGAAATGTCCGAATTGTGAGAAAGATATAACATTAGAACAAATTAAATCAATATGTGTAAGCAAAAAAAATAAAAATGGTAGCGAAACATGTCTTATAAAAGATGATTCACTTATTAAAGCTGCATTACCATTCCTAAATACTTATAGAAAAAAAGCTGATATAAATACTTGTATTACCAAAGCACATTTTATTGCCCAACTATGCCAGGAATCTAAATTTTATGATTTACAAGAAGCTTTCAGGTACAGAGATCCTGAAAGAATGAGAACATTATTTTTCTCTTATTTTAAGCAGTTTGGTAGTTTAGAAAAGCAACGTGCAGAAGCTAAAAGACTTTCAGATTTATCTTTAGATTCTAAAAATTGGAAAACTGTAGCAAATGCAATTTATGGAAAAACTCATCCAAATGGTAAAAATAACACTGATAAAGATGATGGCTGGCGATATAGCGGAAAAGGATTCAAACAAATTACCTGGAGAGATAATTATTTAAATATACAGAAAACTGCAAAAAATATATTTGGAAAAAATGTTACCTGGGTAGATAATGATAATCCATATAAATTAGTGAATTCCTCTGAGGACTCCATGCTATCTGCACTAGCATTTTGGAAACGAGGTAACATCAGTGGTAAGGCCACAGAAATAAGTGATAAGGCGGTAACAAATGTCACCTCTCTTGTCAATCCTGCTTTAGTGGGTTTAGATGAACGAAAAAGATTCTTTAAAAAAGCTGTAGAAATTCTTCAAGTAGATAAATGCAAACCTACAGGAAAAGTAAATAATGGTAAGGAAGATGGAACTGTTGTTGTTGTTTCTGGTACAGATACAAAAATAGAAAATGATACCTTTAAACCTACAGAGTTTTCATGGAAAATGTATAAAACAAGCGTCTACAAAAATATGAGTTTAAGCACATATTATAATTTAGAAAAAAACAATAAATTACCTGAGGCAGACTATGTAACTTATTTAAGTAGAGATACACATCAGACTTCTACTAGTAAAGGAAAAATTTTAAAACATTCGGATAAGAGATTTGGTACCTATAATGAAATTCCACCAGGAGAATACTACCTTGTACCAGGTGTTTCCGGCCAAAAATATAAAATATATGTAATTGATTCTGAAAGCAAGTCTGCTGCTGCTGAAAATGGTATTGACGGACCTGATGGTACACGAGGTGGAGTAGCTTTACACCATTATACTCCACGTTTTTCTGTTGGATGTTTTACGTTTAATTCAGGAAATGATACAAGTCCTGTTCAGAAATTAATTGACAACTTACCAGATTTGCCTTTAAATGATAAGAAACCTGTCCGTTTTATTGTTAAGGAAAGAAAGGTGAAAGAATCTACATGGAGCAACTCCAGCTTTGGAACTAAAAAATGGACAGGAATTTAA
- a CDS encoding prephenate dehydrogenase, with translation MKISIIGVGLIGGSMALKLREKNLASFIYGIDNNTQHISDALDLKIIDAGVDLEHGIKNSDLIILAIPVDAARKLLPTVLDLVSDQQTVMDAGSTKAGIVNAVKDHPKRSRFVAFHPMWGTENNGPKSAIAESFSGKAGVICNKEESADDALSTVEKVVNALDMHMIYMDAQDHDVHTAYISHISHITSYALANTVLEKEREEETIFQLASSGFSSTVRLAKSHPEMWVPIFKQNKENVLDVLNEHISQLRKFKSALEKENYEYLEELITNANRIRGILR, from the coding sequence ATGAAAATAAGTATTATTGGAGTAGGATTAATCGGAGGTTCGATGGCTTTGAAATTAAGAGAAAAAAACCTGGCCAGCTTCATCTACGGAATCGATAACAATACACAGCATATCAGTGACGCATTAGACCTGAAAATAATTGATGCCGGAGTAGATCTGGAGCATGGAATTAAAAATTCGGATCTGATTATTCTTGCCATTCCTGTAGATGCTGCCAGAAAATTACTGCCAACTGTTTTAGACCTTGTGTCTGATCAGCAGACCGTAATGGATGCAGGCTCTACCAAAGCAGGAATTGTAAATGCTGTGAAAGACCATCCGAAACGTTCAAGGTTTGTGGCCTTTCACCCGATGTGGGGAACAGAAAACAATGGTCCAAAATCTGCCATTGCAGAAAGTTTCTCTGGAAAAGCAGGTGTAATATGCAACAAAGAAGAATCTGCGGACGATGCATTGAGTACTGTTGAAAAGGTAGTGAATGCCCTTGACATGCACATGATTTACATGGATGCACAAGATCACGATGTTCACACTGCTTACATCTCTCATATCTCCCATATTACATCTTATGCCCTTGCTAATACCGTATTGGAAAAAGAACGTGAAGAGGAAACTATTTTCCAGCTTGCGAGTTCCGGTTTTTCAAGCACAGTACGTCTTGCCAAGTCGCATCCTGAAATGTGGGTTCCAATTTTTAAGCAAAACAAAGAAAATGTGTTGGATGTACTGAATGAACATATCTCCCAGCTTAGAAAATTCAAATCTGCCCTTGAAAAAGAGAACTATGAATACCTTGAAGAACTGATCACCAATGCCAACAGGATCAGAGGAATTTTAAGATAA
- a CDS encoding L-serine ammonia-lyase: protein MESISVFEIIKVGIGPSSSHTMGPWNAAAAFIRIIKRERSIEEVKEVFLEFFGSLAKTGIGHGTDIAGMLGLNGEDFKTINTSKIDEKIEYIKSTQTLNLGGEKVIPFVYGHHLILNMKKSLDFHPNGMIFRAVFEDGTELVQDFYSVGGGFIASQEKNSIQKQCVRTLYPCHKASDIAKYCEKLGFDKISDLIFMNEESWRTQEETRQEALYIWQQIKECIYKGVNKEGILPGGLNVTRRAAGINRKLLGDKIYKNKDEWFQQVVDAEENFTNINKWIACFALAVNEENASFGRIITAPTNGASGVIPAVLMYSQAFTPFISEDDIVRFLLVAGEIGTLFKKNATISAAMGGCQAEIGVSSAMAAAGLTEILGGSVGQVLMAAEIAMEHHLGLTCDPIKGLVQIPCIERNTMGAMKAITAANIALESDPTKAKVTLDEVILTMWETAQSMSDRFKETSEGGLAIAVNVPEC from the coding sequence ATGGAATCAATATCGGTTTTTGAAATTATTAAAGTAGGAATAGGTCCTTCCAGTTCGCATACGATGGGACCTTGGAATGCTGCAGCAGCATTTATCAGGATTATTAAAAGAGAAAGATCAATCGAAGAAGTTAAAGAGGTTTTTCTTGAATTTTTTGGCTCACTTGCCAAAACGGGGATTGGGCACGGAACTGATATTGCCGGAATGCTTGGGTTGAACGGAGAAGATTTTAAGACGATTAATACTTCAAAAATTGATGAGAAAATAGAGTATATCAAAAGTACTCAAACCCTTAATTTGGGAGGGGAGAAGGTGATTCCATTTGTTTACGGGCATCATTTGATTCTCAATATGAAAAAGAGCCTTGATTTTCATCCCAACGGAATGATTTTCAGAGCTGTTTTTGAAGACGGAACTGAGCTTGTACAGGATTTTTATTCTGTAGGAGGTGGTTTTATTGCCAGCCAGGAAAAAAACTCAATTCAAAAGCAGTGTGTTCGTACATTGTATCCTTGTCATAAAGCTTCGGATATTGCAAAATATTGTGAGAAACTGGGATTTGATAAAATTTCAGATTTGATTTTCATGAATGAAGAAAGCTGGAGGACTCAGGAAGAAACGAGACAGGAAGCGCTTTACATCTGGCAGCAGATTAAAGAATGTATTTACAAAGGAGTAAATAAGGAAGGAATTCTTCCGGGTGGACTGAATGTTACCCGAAGAGCTGCAGGAATCAACAGAAAACTGCTGGGAGACAAAATTTATAAAAATAAAGACGAATGGTTCCAGCAGGTGGTGGATGCTGAGGAGAACTTCACCAATATTAACAAATGGATTGCCTGTTTTGCTCTGGCAGTGAATGAAGAAAATGCAAGTTTCGGAAGGATTATTACTGCACCTACTAATGGAGCGAGTGGAGTAATTCCGGCGGTATTGATGTATTCTCAAGCATTTACACCATTTATCAGTGAAGATGATATCGTGAGATTCTTGCTTGTAGCTGGAGAAATCGGGACATTATTCAAGAAAAATGCAACCATTTCTGCTGCAATGGGAGGATGTCAGGCGGAAATTGGAGTTTCTTCTGCAATGGCAGCTGCCGGACTTACAGAAATTCTGGGAGGAAGCGTAGGCCAGGTATTGATGGCGGCAGAAATTGCCATGGAACATCACCTTGGATTAACATGTGATCCCATCAAAGGATTGGTGCAGATCCCATGTATTGAAAGAAATACGATGGGAGCTATGAAAGCCATTACTGCAGCCAATATTGCCTTGGAAAGTGATCCTACCAAAGCTAAAGTAACATTGGATGAGGTGATTCTGACAATGTGGGAAACCGCTCAGTCGATGAGTGACCGTTTTAAAGAAACTTCGGAAGGAGGATTAGCCATTGCGGTGAACGTTCCGGAATGTTAA
- a CDS encoding SH3 domain-containing protein, protein MKNITPYLLAGLSLFISCNGQENKSQKIKETKEDMNSLKTAPYNITDEGDGTKSNYDDMSPEFINKAKKILEQRKFQFPDENTFNQKILDIFSFNLKDYKNSIIALRPAMFPEIAIKENKFIFIQDAGATEPEFINPDMLYHFNSYIFYNTPVSYVWLQTNNSNLLYDLVVYYGYNKDKKLVESVFKKFDFNSLSDMEQLIFIDSGGYKKLKKQIFDDIETIIYKGKVEDFSYAKEGNGYLRIGDIISKISSSPKEYFEPEKTISYLFERELRIGIQGNIESYLNKNPKYKSNLEKNNFYDLPTLKNYVKYIYQNENNTNFIIQDSDGFTNLRKDKNTSSQTLQKINTGEQVEVLDQNGDWWLVISKEGKKGYVHKSRIKSE, encoded by the coding sequence ATGAAAAATATTACACCTTACTTATTAGCAGGCTTGTCTCTTTTCATATCATGTAATGGGCAAGAAAATAAATCACAAAAAATTAAAGAAACAAAAGAAGATATGAATTCTTTAAAAACAGCACCTTATAATATTACAGATGAAGGGGACGGCACAAAATCAAACTATGATGACATGTCTCCTGAATTTATCAATAAAGCGAAAAAAATACTAGAGCAAAGAAAATTTCAATTTCCTGATGAAAATACCTTTAATCAAAAAATTTTGGATATATTTTCTTTCAATTTAAAAGATTACAAAAATTCCATAATTGCTTTGCGTCCAGCAATGTTTCCGGAGATAGCTATTAAAGAAAATAAATTTATTTTCATTCAGGACGCTGGTGCTACCGAACCAGAGTTTATAAATCCTGACATGTTATATCATTTTAATTCTTATATATTTTATAATACTCCCGTATCCTATGTTTGGCTGCAAACAAACAATTCCAATCTTTTATACGATTTAGTTGTTTACTATGGATACAATAAGGATAAAAAGCTTGTAGAATCAGTATTTAAAAAATTCGATTTTAATAGCCTTTCCGATATGGAGCAGTTAATCTTTATAGATTCTGGCGGCTATAAAAAATTGAAAAAACAAATATTTGACGATATAGAAACCATTATTTACAAAGGTAAAGTTGAAGACTTTTCTTATGCTAAAGAAGGTAATGGTTATTTAAGAATAGGTGATATTATAAGTAAAATATCATCATCTCCAAAAGAATATTTTGAACCTGAAAAAACAATATCTTACTTATTTGAGAGAGAATTAAGAATTGGAATACAAGGTAATATTGAAAGCTATTTAAATAAAAATCCAAAATATAAATCAAATCTTGAAAAAAACAATTTTTATGATTTACCTACTTTAAAAAACTATGTGAAATATATTTACCAAAACGAGAACAATACCAATTTTATCATTCAAGATAGTGATGGATTTACCAATCTAAGAAAAGATAAAAATACATCATCTCAAACTCTACAAAAAATAAACACAGGTGAACAAGTTGAAGTTTTAGATCAAAATGGAGATTGGTGGCTAGTAATTTCTAAAGAAGGTAAAAAGGGATATGTTCACAAAAGCAGAATAAAATCAGAATAA